From Armatimonadota bacterium, a single genomic window includes:
- a CDS encoding GNAT family N-acetyltransferase, with protein MAKLTFRTSEPGDVDTLVALYDRHYEGGYSACFDRYGPATPRDFWWVQSEKSLTLVEVNRKVVGLIVIGRSGRRLLAEEVILDVDRGERDDLLPQLHEWLTRRFQQARQEVLSIRGAETNAVVLAMARTFGFVFADALVVAVGGRPAAGAPTATGRPPAGGPAHDEDRSPGEGPRGYRIRRARPSDEQALSQLHEETVGPVRASDLKALWTLPDVRILLAERDTFPVGFLIAQVRDGAGRWLVGVRQTHRGKGLGRALAAEALQFFRARRVPAVTTYWGTDSGAIRLARAIGAKTERVFLYFQRPL; from the coding sequence ATGGCGAAGCTGACCTTCCGTACGAGCGAGCCGGGCGATGTTGACACCCTCGTGGCCCTCTACGACCGCCACTACGAAGGCGGGTACTCGGCCTGCTTCGATCGGTACGGTCCGGCCACGCCCCGGGACTTCTGGTGGGTCCAGTCGGAGAAGTCGCTCACCCTGGTCGAGGTGAATCGGAAGGTCGTCGGCCTGATCGTCATCGGGCGCTCGGGGAGACGGCTGCTGGCGGAGGAGGTGATCCTGGACGTCGATCGCGGAGAGCGGGATGATCTCCTCCCTCAACTCCACGAGTGGCTCACCCGTCGCTTCCAGCAGGCGCGGCAGGAGGTCCTGTCGATCCGCGGGGCGGAGACCAACGCCGTTGTGCTGGCCATGGCCCGCACCTTCGGATTTGTTTTCGCCGACGCGCTGGTTGTGGCCGTCGGCGGCCGGCCGGCCGCGGGGGCCCCGACCGCGACCGGCCGGCCGCCGGCCGGCGGACCGGCGCACGACGAGGACCGGTCACCCGGGGAGGGCCCCCGCGGCTACCGCATCCGCCGGGCTCGGCCCTCCGACGAGCAGGCCCTTTCGCAACTGCACGAGGAGACCGTGGGGCCGGTCCGGGCCAGCGATCTCAAGGCGCTGTGGACCCTACCCGATGTCCGTATCCTCCTGGCGGAGCGCGACACGTTTCCGGTGGGGTTTCTGATTGCGCAGGTACGAGACGGTGCCGGGCGGTGGCTCGTCGGTGTGCGTCAGACCCACCGGGGCAAAGGGCTCGGCCGGGCGCTGGCCGCGGAGGCCCTGCAGTTCTTCCGTGCCAGACGCGTTCCGGCCGTCACCACCTACTGGGGGACGGACTCAGGCGCGATACGCCTGGCCCGCGCGATCGGGGCGAAGACGGAGCGGGTCTTCCTGTACTTCCAGCGACCGCTGTGA
- a CDS encoding HNH endonuclease signature motif containing protein — protein sequence MRSEAAPLGTAAVDTASTAVSVVSLSGARRLTNRELVARVKGLAADERRATAILIAHLAVLDERQLYLEEGASSLFAYLTQFLHLSEHAAYGRIQAARAARRYPLVLDLLADGSVTLTAVTLLAPELTPDNHRDLLAAVTHKSRRQVEEIIARLRPRPPARSLIRRLPAPSPAAATTSGPILDTSGPEPAPGPDAAGPSPVSSEDRIRHVSPPAPSPTTPPASRRAAITPLAEQFYRVQFTASPDTHAKLRAAQDLLRHQIPDGDVGKIVDRALTALLNELMKRKLGAADRAPPRPGTARTAPSLEPSSKAPPGGSPLREPRPGSRDIPPGSRYIPPDVRRAVWLRDEGRCTFTSGDGHRCTERGFLEFHHIVPFSAGGRATVDNLQLRCRAHNRYEAEVRAGLRGPPP from the coding sequence ATGCGCAGCGAAGCCGCACCGCTCGGGACCGCGGCGGTGGATACCGCCTCAACAGCCGTCAGTGTCGTGTCGCTGTCGGGAGCCCGCCGCCTCACCAACCGGGAACTGGTGGCGCGGGTCAAGGGGCTTGCCGCCGATGAGCGCCGGGCCACGGCCATCCTGATTGCCCATCTGGCCGTGCTGGACGAACGGCAGCTGTACCTCGAGGAAGGCGCCTCATCGCTCTTCGCCTACCTTACCCAGTTCCTCCACCTGTCCGAGCATGCGGCGTACGGCCGGATTCAGGCCGCGCGTGCGGCCCGGCGCTATCCCCTCGTCCTGGATCTTCTGGCCGACGGCTCGGTCACCCTCACCGCTGTCACGCTGTTGGCGCCGGAGTTGACGCCGGACAACCACCGTGACCTGCTGGCCGCCGTCACCCACAAGTCCAGGCGGCAGGTCGAGGAGATCATCGCCCGGCTCCGGCCTCGTCCGCCGGCACGCTCGCTGATCCGCCGGCTCCCCGCCCCGTCGCCCGCCGCCGCAACCACGTCCGGGCCGATCCTGGATACATCCGGGCCGGAACCTGCCCCCGGCCCGGACGCCGCCGGCCCATCGCCGGTATCGTCGGAGGATCGCATCCGGCACGTCTCACCCCCCGCGCCGTCGCCGACCACGCCGCCTGCTTCTCGGCGCGCGGCCATCACCCCACTGGCGGAACAGTTCTACCGGGTCCAGTTCACGGCCAGCCCCGACACCCACGCCAAACTCCGCGCCGCGCAGGACCTGCTACGCCACCAGATTCCCGACGGCGACGTCGGGAAGATCGTCGATCGAGCGCTGACGGCGTTGCTGAACGAACTGATGAAGCGGAAGCTCGGGGCCGCCGACCGCGCGCCCCCCCGGCCGGGCACGGCCCGCACGGCGCCCTCCTTGGAACCGTCGTCGAAGGCCCCTCCCGGCGGGTCTCCACTGCGGGAGCCCCGGCCCGGCTCGCGCGACATTCCGCCCGGCTCGCGCTACATCCCGCCGGACGTCAGAAGGGCGGTGTGGCTCCGCGACGAGGGACGGTGCACCTTCACAAGCGGCGACGGCCATCGGTGCACGGAGCGCGGCTTCCTCGAGTTCCACCACATCGTTCCGTTCAGCGCCGGTGGGAGGGCGACGGTCGACAACCTCCAGCTGCGCTGCCGGGCGCACAACCGGTACGAGGCGGAGGTCCGGGCCGGCCTGCGGGGACCGCCGCCGTAG
- a CDS encoding branched-chain amino acid transaminase: MTMAASIWFNGALVAAEEARVPVTVHALHYGSSVFEGIRAYATPRGPAVFCLAQHVRRLVDSCRIFRMTLPYSAAELTDAILTTVRVNGHESCYIRPIVFRGTGTFGLDPRKASVEVAIITFEWGRYLGQEALEQGVDVMVSSWRRAAPDTAVPMAKIGGQYVTSQLIAMEAADHGFTEGIALDAQGFVSEGSGENIFLVREGVVYTPPLSASVLPGVTRTVVVTMLRDLGVPVREEPLLREALYTADELFFTGTAAEITPVRSVDRIPVGSGRRGPLTVRLQEQFFGLISGAVPDRHGWLTYVRAGAETPGRPGVEARAEEDVRA, translated from the coding sequence ATGACGATGGCCGCATCGATCTGGTTCAACGGGGCGCTGGTCGCCGCGGAGGAGGCGCGCGTGCCGGTTACGGTCCACGCGCTGCATTACGGCAGTTCCGTCTTTGAAGGGATCCGCGCCTACGCCACCCCCCGGGGACCGGCGGTGTTCTGCCTGGCCCAGCACGTGCGCCGGCTGGTGGATTCCTGCCGGATTTTCCGCATGACGCTGCCCTACAGCGCGGCGGAGCTCACCGACGCGATCCTGACCACGGTGCGCGTCAACGGCCATGAGAGCTGCTATATCCGCCCCATCGTCTTTCGCGGGACGGGGACCTTCGGCCTGGACCCGCGGAAGGCCTCGGTGGAGGTGGCGATCATCACCTTCGAGTGGGGACGGTACCTGGGCCAGGAGGCCCTGGAGCAGGGGGTCGATGTGATGGTCAGTTCCTGGCGGCGGGCCGCGCCGGACACCGCCGTCCCCATGGCGAAGATCGGCGGCCAGTATGTGACGTCGCAACTGATCGCGATGGAGGCCGCCGATCACGGGTTCACCGAAGGCATCGCCCTGGACGCCCAGGGGTTCGTCAGCGAGGGCAGCGGCGAGAACATCTTCCTGGTGCGGGAGGGAGTGGTGTACACGCCCCCGCTGTCGGCAAGCGTCCTCCCCGGCGTGACGCGCACCGTGGTGGTGACGATGCTGCGGGATCTGGGGGTCCCGGTACGGGAGGAACCGCTCCTCCGCGAGGCCCTGTACACCGCCGACGAGCTGTTCTTCACGGGGACGGCGGCGGAGATCACCCCGGTCCGCTCCGTGGACCGGATTCCCGTCGGCAGCGGCCGCCGCGGCCCGCTGACGGTGCGGCTGCAGGAGCAGTTCTTCGGCCTCATCTCGGGCGCCGTGCCGGACCGGCACGGCTGGCTGACCTATGTCCGCGCCGGTGCCGAAACACCGGGGCGCCCGGGAGTCGAGGCGAGGGCGGAAGAGGACGTGAGGGCGTAG
- the leuS gene encoding leucine--tRNA ligase, translated as MRYDATAIEAKWQARWEADRLYHAPDFDPRPKWYFLTMYPYPSGDLHIGHWYAMAPSDAAARFRRMQGYNVMFPIGFDAFGLPAENAAIQHGIHPYTWTMENIQRMRRQLRSMGAMWDWDREIVTCDPEYYKWNQWFFLRMYERGLAYRALAPVDWCPRDNTTLAREQVVGEERVCERCGTPVVKKNLEQWFLRITAYAEELLNFSGIEWPERVRVLQENWIGRSPGVEFELKVAGHPDAGFRVFTTRPDTVYGMTFAVLAPEHPLVDRLTTPECKAEVEAYKFKAARTSDIERLSTEKERDGVFIGAYAVNPMNQEKVPIFIADYVLLTYGTGAIQGVPAHDARDFAFARRYGLPIPVVVAPPGWDGSPLREAYLGEGTMVNSGPFSGLSSARGWEAVADYMEQHGIGKRTVHYRLHDWLISRQRYWGTPIPIIYCPQCGTVPVPDKDLPVTLPMDAEFLPTGESPLKRHEGFRRVRCPTCGGPAERETDTMDTFIDSSWYQYRYVSPHEAGRPFDPVRGAYWLPVDQYTGGVEHAVMHLLYTRFWTKVMRDLGLVSFSEPMLRLFNQGVILGEDGEKMSKSRGNVVNPDDYVRTMGADVVRTYLMFIGPWEGGGPWNSRGIEGAQRFLQRVMAVVGYGDASSSGGDAGRGSGPAAPRRPSAEAVRELRHWTHKTIKKVTEDLEGFRFNTAIAALMEFVNELGRVKRILEGTPAWREAVRTLVLLLAPIAPHLSEELWAHLGESYSVHQQRWPAFDAALARAETVTLVLQVNGRVRDRVRVPADLNEAEARELALRNERVRKFLDGKEAAAVVVVPGRLVNVVTR; from the coding sequence ATGCGTTACGACGCCACCGCAATCGAGGCCAAGTGGCAGGCCCGGTGGGAGGCGGACCGGCTGTACCACGCCCCCGATTTCGATCCCCGGCCCAAGTGGTACTTCCTGACGATGTACCCCTATCCGTCGGGAGACCTGCACATCGGGCACTGGTATGCCATGGCACCCTCGGACGCTGCGGCGCGCTTCCGGCGCATGCAGGGCTACAACGTGATGTTCCCCATCGGCTTCGACGCCTTCGGGCTGCCTGCGGAGAACGCCGCGATCCAGCACGGGATCCACCCGTACACCTGGACGATGGAGAACATCCAGCGCATGCGCCGCCAGCTGCGCTCCATGGGGGCGATGTGGGACTGGGACCGCGAAATCGTCACCTGCGACCCCGAGTACTACAAGTGGAACCAGTGGTTCTTCCTGCGGATGTACGAACGCGGCCTGGCCTATCGCGCTTTGGCGCCCGTGGACTGGTGCCCCCGCGACAACACGACGCTGGCCCGGGAGCAGGTGGTCGGAGAAGAGCGCGTCTGCGAGCGCTGCGGCACGCCGGTGGTGAAGAAGAACCTGGAGCAGTGGTTCCTGCGGATCACGGCCTACGCCGAGGAGTTGCTGAACTTCTCCGGCATCGAGTGGCCGGAGCGGGTGCGGGTGCTGCAGGAGAACTGGATCGGCCGCAGCCCCGGGGTGGAGTTCGAGCTGAAGGTCGCGGGTCACCCCGACGCCGGCTTCCGGGTGTTCACGACACGGCCGGATACGGTGTACGGCATGACCTTTGCGGTCCTGGCCCCCGAGCATCCGCTGGTGGATCGCCTGACCACGCCGGAATGCAAGGCGGAGGTCGAGGCCTACAAGTTCAAGGCGGCGCGCACCTCCGACATCGAGCGGCTGTCCACGGAGAAGGAGCGGGACGGGGTGTTCATCGGAGCCTACGCGGTGAACCCCATGAACCAGGAGAAGGTGCCGATCTTCATCGCCGATTACGTCCTGCTGACCTACGGGACGGGGGCGATCCAGGGCGTGCCGGCCCACGACGCCCGGGACTTCGCCTTCGCCCGCCGCTACGGCCTGCCCATTCCCGTCGTCGTCGCCCCGCCGGGCTGGGACGGGAGCCCGCTGCGCGAGGCGTATCTGGGCGAAGGGACGATGGTGAATTCGGGTCCCTTCAGCGGCCTGTCCTCCGCGAGGGGCTGGGAAGCCGTCGCCGACTATATGGAGCAGCACGGCATCGGCAAGAGAACGGTCCACTACCGGCTGCACGACTGGCTGATCAGCCGGCAGCGCTACTGGGGGACGCCCATCCCGATCATCTACTGCCCGCAGTGCGGGACGGTGCCGGTGCCCGACAAGGACCTTCCCGTGACCCTGCCCATGGACGCCGAATTCCTGCCCACCGGCGAATCGCCTCTGAAACGCCACGAGGGCTTCCGGAGGGTGCGGTGTCCGACCTGCGGCGGTCCGGCCGAGCGCGAGACGGACACCATGGACACCTTCATCGACTCCTCCTGGTACCAGTACCGGTACGTCAGCCCCCACGAGGCCGGCCGTCCCTTCGACCCGGTCCGCGGGGCCTACTGGTTGCCCGTGGACCAGTACACCGGCGGCGTGGAACACGCCGTCATGCACCTGCTGTACACCCGCTTCTGGACAAAGGTGATGCGGGACCTGGGACTGGTCTCCTTCAGCGAGCCGATGCTGCGCCTGTTCAACCAGGGCGTTATCCTGGGCGAAGACGGAGAGAAGATGAGCAAGTCGCGGGGCAACGTGGTGAACCCCGACGACTACGTGCGCACCATGGGCGCCGACGTCGTGCGCACCTACCTGATGTTCATCGGTCCCTGGGAAGGCGGCGGTCCCTGGAACAGCCGGGGGATCGAAGGCGCCCAGCGGTTCCTGCAGCGCGTCATGGCGGTCGTGGGGTACGGCGATGCTTCCTCCTCCGGAGGGGACGCAGGGCGGGGATCGGGGCCGGCGGCGCCCCGCAGGCCCTCCGCGGAGGCCGTGCGCGAGCTGCGCCACTGGACCCACAAGACCATCAAAAAGGTCACGGAGGATCTGGAAGGGTTCCGCTTCAACACCGCCATCGCGGCGCTGATGGAGTTCGTGAACGAGCTGGGGCGGGTGAAGAGGATACTGGAGGGCACCCCGGCCTGGCGGGAGGCGGTCCGCACGCTGGTGTTGTTGCTGGCCCCCATCGCCCCCCACCTGAGCGAGGAGCTGTGGGCGCATCTGGGCGAGTCCTACAGCGTGCACCAGCAGCGGTGGCCGGCCTTCGACGCGGCGCTGGCCCGCGCGGAGACGGTCACCCTGGTGCTGCAGGTGAATGGCAGGGTCCGGGACCGCGTCCGGGTCCCCGCGGATCTGAACGAGGCCGAGGCCCGGGAACTGGCGCTGCGGAACGAACGGGTGCGCAAGTTCCTCGACGGCAAGGAGGCGGCGGCGGTCGTCGTGGTCCCGGGACGGCTGGTCAACGTCGTGACGCGGTGA